In Solanum lycopersicum chromosome 5, SLM_r2.1, the following are encoded in one genomic region:
- the LOC101250215 gene encoding protein NRT1/ PTR FAMILY 1.2-like isoform X2 has protein sequence MFFIEVNESFERIASYGLVMNMIIYLMAYYNMSAATGTSILALWAALSNGLAIVGAIVADSYCGRFKAVAFGSISTLIGMIILWLTAMIPQLKSLPCSHFQHVCNGTTTIQLAVLFSSFVFMSIGTGFVRPCSIIFGADQLGEKENHENQRVLDSYFNWYYASTGISTILAVTVIVYIQDRYGWKVGFGIPVILMFLSVSMFLIGSPLYVKVKAKENLLIGLLQAIVAVFRKRNTRLTLTDCDNYYHSPLESEILTPSNDFRCLNRACVIEDPRKDLNPDGSASNPWSLCSVEQVELLKALIRVLPMWSTGFMIFVALSQFSSVLQAKTMDRHIFPHFEIPAASFSVFMIIALTIWITFYDRVLVPLLSKYTGQPRGLSPVIRMGIGLIVTCMSMALSAITESIRRQLAIEEGHEDDPSALVNMSAMWLVPQYALLGVAEGSHSVGQIEFFYSLLPKSMSSMASAMYTVGTAVSSLVVSILVSGVDWLSSTGGKTSWLSSNINRGHLDYYFWLLTFLSLLNFFYFLLICRLYEPDNDGSIRLSDETEETLMLLPES, from the exons ATGTTTTTCATTGAAG TGAATGAATCATTTGAGAGAATAGCAAGTTATGGTTTAGTGATGAAcatgataatttatttgatgGCATATTATAATATGAGTGCTGCTACTGGTACTAGTATTCTTGCATTATGGGCTGCACTTTCAAATGGATTGGCCATTGTTGGTGCAATTGTTGCTGATTCTTACTGCGGTCGATTTAAAGCTGTTGCCTTTGGATCCATCTCCACTCTTATT GGAATGATTATACTATGGCTCACAGCTATGATTCCGCAACTCAAGTCTTTACCTTGCTCTCACTTCCAACATGTTTGTAATGGAACAACAACAATCCAGCTTGCTGTTCTATTTTCATCTTTTGTGTTTATGTCAATTGGAACTGGTTTTGTTAGACCTTGTTCTATAATATTTGGTGCTGATCAATTGGGGGAAAAAGAGAACCACGAGAACCAGAGGGTTCTCGATAGTTATTTTAATTGGTACTATGCTAGCACGGGGATTTCAACTATTCTTGCAGTTACAGTTATCGTTTATATTCAAGATCGTTATGGTTGGAAAGTTGGCTTTGGTATTCCTGTTATCCTAATGTTTTTGTCTGTCTCAATGTTCCTAATCGGTTCTCCTCTTTATGTCAAAGTGAAAGCTAAAGAAAACTTGCTCATAGGATTGCTTCAAGCAATTGTAGCAGTTTTTAGGAAAAGAAATACTCGTCTTACATTGACTGATTGTGATAACTACTATCATTCGCCACTTGAATCCGAGATCTTGACCCCATCAAATGACTTCAG GTGTTTGAAtagagcttgtgtgattgaaGATCCTCGAAAAGATTTGAATCCTGATGGATCAGCTTCGAATCCATGGTCTCTTTGTAGTGTGGAACAAGTTGAattactgaaggctcttattaGAGTACTTCCTATGTGGTCCACTGGTTTTATGATTTTTGTGGCTTTAAGTCAATTTTCATCCGTACTTCAAGCAAAGACCATGGATAGACATATCTTCCCTCACTTTGAAATACCAGCAGCATCATTCAGTGTATTCATGATTATTGCTTTAACAATCTGGATTACCTTCTATGATCGTGTTTTGGTCCCTTTGCTATCAAAATATACTGGACAGCCAAGAGGGCTAAGTCCTGTCATCCGAATGGGTATTGGCTTAATAGTCACCTGTATGTCTATGGCGTTGTCAGCAATAACAGAAAGCATAAGACGACAATTGGCAATAGAGGAAGGACATGAGGACGACCCAAGTGCGTTAGTGAACATGTCTGCTATGTGGCTCGTACCACAGTATGCACTACTCGGAGTGGCTGAGGGTTCCCATTCTGTTGGACAGATTGAGTTCTTCTACTCTCTGTTACCCAAAAGCATGTCCAGCATGGCATCAGCTATGTACACTGTTGGGACTGCTGTGTCGAGTTTGGTTGTAAGTATTCTGGTGAGTGGTGTGGATTGGCTTTCATCAACTGGAGGCAAAACTAGCTGGCTTTCGAGCAACATTAATAGGGGTCACCTAGATTACTATTTCTGGCTACTTACTTTTTTGAGTTTGCTCAACTTCTTCTATTTTCTGCTCATCTGCCGGTTATATGAACCTGACAATGATGGGAGCATTAGGCTATCTGATGAGACAGAAGAAACGTTGATGCTTTTACCTGAATCTTGA
- the LOC101261026 gene encoding protein NRT1/ PTR FAMILY 1.2-like: MGTESQVEVNTRKGGLRTMPFIIMNEAFEMIASYGSQTNLIIYLMTYYNMSAATGTSIIGIWGAFSSGLAIVGAIIADCYWGRFNAVAYGTIFTFIGMVILWLTSMIPQLTTLACSQLQHVCNGPTAFQLAVLFSSFVFTSIGAGFVRPCSIMFGADQLEQKGNPKNEKIIESYFNWYYASTGVSTMIAVTVIIYIQDRYGWQVGFGVPVILMVLSISTFLIGSPLYIKVKTDTNNLLVGLSQACVAAFRKRKTPLSLTDCDDYYHSPYETEVLTPSKDFRCLNRACMIEDPERDLNPDGSVSDPWNLCSVERVESLKALIRILPMWSTGFMMFVDMNVFAFAVLQTKTMDRHIFPHFEVPAASFSVFLIIALTIWITFYDRVLVPLLSKYTGRPRGLSPVTRMGIGLTVSCMSMALSAITESIRRKRAIAEGHEDDPNALVNMSAMWFVPQYALLGIAEATHGVGQIEFFYTLLPKSMASIASAMYTVGTAVSSLTGSILVSSEDWLTSRGGKTSWLSSNINKGHLDYHFWVLASMSFLNLLYFLVVCRFYDTGKDEMSRSPHVADEKECDYRLLHES; the protein is encoded by the exons ATGGGCACAGAATCACAAGTTGAAGTGAACACAAGAAAGGGTGGTCTTAGAACCATGCCATTCATCATTA TGAATGAAGCATTTGAAATGATAGCAAGTTATGGTTCACAAACAAATCTGATAATTTATTTGATGACATATTATAACATGAGTGCTGCTACGGGTACTAGTATTATTGGTATATGGGGCGCATTTTCAAGTGGATTAGCTATTGTTGGGGCGATTATTGCTGATTGTTATTGGGGTCGATTTAATGCTGTTGCCTATGGAACCATCTTCACTTTTATT GGAATGGTTATTCTTTGGCTAACATCAATGATTCCGCAACTCACGACTTTGGCCTGTTCTCAGTTGCAACATGTTTGTAATGGACCAACAGCATTCCAGCTTGCTGTTCTGTTTTCATCTTTTGTGTTTACGTCTATCGGAGCTGGTTTTGTTAGACCTTGTTCCATAATGTTTGGTGCTGATCAATTGGAACAAAAAGGGAACCCTAAGAATGAGAAGATTATTGAAAGCTATTTCAATTGGTACTATGCTAGCACAGGTGTTTCAACTATGATTGCAGTTACtgtaattatttatattcaaGATCGTTACGGTTGGCAAGTTGGCTTTGGTGTCCCTGTTATACTCATGGTTTTGTCTATCTCAACGTTCCTAATCGGTTCTCCTCTTTATATCAAAGTGAAAACTGATACAAACAACTTGCTAGTAGGATTGTCCCAAGCATGTGTAGCAGcatttagaaaaagaaaaacccCTCTTTCATTGACTGATTGTGATGACTACTACCATTCGCCATATGAAACAGAGGTCTTAACGCCATCAAAAGACTTCAG GTGTTTAAATAGAGCTTGTATGATTGAAGATCCTGAAAGAGATTTGAATCCTGATGGATCAGTTTCGGATCCTTGGAATCTATGTAGTGTGGAACGAGTTGAATCACTCAAGGCTCTTATTAGAATACTTCCTATGTGGTCTACTGGTTTTATGATGTTTGTAGACATGAATGTATTTGCATTTGCTGTACTTCAAACAAAAACCATGGATAGACATATCTTCCCGCACTTTGAAGTACCAGCAGCATCATTCAGTGTGTTCTTGATTATTGCTTTAACAATCTGGATTACTTTCTACGATCGTGTTTTGGTCCCTTTGCTATCAAAATATACTGGAAGGCCAAGAGGGCTAAGTCCTGTTACCCGAATGGGAATTGGGTTAACAGTCTCTTGTATGTCTATGGCATTGTCAGCAATAACAGAAAGCATAAGACGAAAAAGGGCAATAGCGGAAGGGCATGAAGACGATCCAAATGCTTTAGTAAACATGTCTGCTATGTGGTTCGTGCCACAGTATGCACTACTCGGAATAGCTGAGGCTACCCATGGAGTTGGACAGATTGAGTTTTTCTACACTCTATTACCGAAAAGCATGGCAAGCATCGCGTCAGCTATGTACACCGTTGGGACTGCTGTGTCGAGTTTGACTGGAAGTATTCTGGTGAGTAGTGAAGATTGGCTTACATCAAGGGGAGGTAAAACGAGCTGGCTTTCGAGCAACATTAATAAGGGTCACCTGGATTACCATTTCTGGGTGCTTGCTTCTATGAGTTTTCTCAACCTGCTATATTTTCTAGTTGTCTGCCGGTTTTATGATACTGGGaaggatgagatgagtagatCACCTCATGTGGCTGATGAGAAAGAATGCGATTATAGACTCTTACATGAATCTTGA
- the LOC101250215 gene encoding protein NRT1/ PTR FAMILY 1.2-like isoform X1: MTLNKKPGDYLYFILGQNRVVEKMERETELAEEKTRKGGLRTMPFIILNESFERIASYGLVMNMIIYLMAYYNMSAATGTSILALWAALSNGLAIVGAIVADSYCGRFKAVAFGSISTLIGMIILWLTAMIPQLKSLPCSHFQHVCNGTTTIQLAVLFSSFVFMSIGTGFVRPCSIIFGADQLGEKENHENQRVLDSYFNWYYASTGISTILAVTVIVYIQDRYGWKVGFGIPVILMFLSVSMFLIGSPLYVKVKAKENLLIGLLQAIVAVFRKRNTRLTLTDCDNYYHSPLESEILTPSNDFRCLNRACVIEDPRKDLNPDGSASNPWSLCSVEQVELLKALIRVLPMWSTGFMIFVALSQFSSVLQAKTMDRHIFPHFEIPAASFSVFMIIALTIWITFYDRVLVPLLSKYTGQPRGLSPVIRMGIGLIVTCMSMALSAITESIRRQLAIEEGHEDDPSALVNMSAMWLVPQYALLGVAEGSHSVGQIEFFYSLLPKSMSSMASAMYTVGTAVSSLVVSILVSGVDWLSSTGGKTSWLSSNINRGHLDYYFWLLTFLSLLNFFYFLLICRLYEPDNDGSIRLSDETEETLMLLPES, encoded by the exons ATGACTCTTAATAAAAAGCCGGGAGATTACCTTTATTTCATCTTAGGACAGAATAGAGTTGTAGAGAAAATGGAGAGAGAGACAGAATTAGCTGAAGAGAAGACAAGAAAGGGTGGTCTTAGAACCATGCCTTTCATAATCT TGAATGAATCATTTGAGAGAATAGCAAGTTATGGTTTAGTGATGAAcatgataatttatttgatgGCATATTATAATATGAGTGCTGCTACTGGTACTAGTATTCTTGCATTATGGGCTGCACTTTCAAATGGATTGGCCATTGTTGGTGCAATTGTTGCTGATTCTTACTGCGGTCGATTTAAAGCTGTTGCCTTTGGATCCATCTCCACTCTTATT GGAATGATTATACTATGGCTCACAGCTATGATTCCGCAACTCAAGTCTTTACCTTGCTCTCACTTCCAACATGTTTGTAATGGAACAACAACAATCCAGCTTGCTGTTCTATTTTCATCTTTTGTGTTTATGTCAATTGGAACTGGTTTTGTTAGACCTTGTTCTATAATATTTGGTGCTGATCAATTGGGGGAAAAAGAGAACCACGAGAACCAGAGGGTTCTCGATAGTTATTTTAATTGGTACTATGCTAGCACGGGGATTTCAACTATTCTTGCAGTTACAGTTATCGTTTATATTCAAGATCGTTATGGTTGGAAAGTTGGCTTTGGTATTCCTGTTATCCTAATGTTTTTGTCTGTCTCAATGTTCCTAATCGGTTCTCCTCTTTATGTCAAAGTGAAAGCTAAAGAAAACTTGCTCATAGGATTGCTTCAAGCAATTGTAGCAGTTTTTAGGAAAAGAAATACTCGTCTTACATTGACTGATTGTGATAACTACTATCATTCGCCACTTGAATCCGAGATCTTGACCCCATCAAATGACTTCAG GTGTTTGAAtagagcttgtgtgattgaaGATCCTCGAAAAGATTTGAATCCTGATGGATCAGCTTCGAATCCATGGTCTCTTTGTAGTGTGGAACAAGTTGAattactgaaggctcttattaGAGTACTTCCTATGTGGTCCACTGGTTTTATGATTTTTGTGGCTTTAAGTCAATTTTCATCCGTACTTCAAGCAAAGACCATGGATAGACATATCTTCCCTCACTTTGAAATACCAGCAGCATCATTCAGTGTATTCATGATTATTGCTTTAACAATCTGGATTACCTTCTATGATCGTGTTTTGGTCCCTTTGCTATCAAAATATACTGGACAGCCAAGAGGGCTAAGTCCTGTCATCCGAATGGGTATTGGCTTAATAGTCACCTGTATGTCTATGGCGTTGTCAGCAATAACAGAAAGCATAAGACGACAATTGGCAATAGAGGAAGGACATGAGGACGACCCAAGTGCGTTAGTGAACATGTCTGCTATGTGGCTCGTACCACAGTATGCACTACTCGGAGTGGCTGAGGGTTCCCATTCTGTTGGACAGATTGAGTTCTTCTACTCTCTGTTACCCAAAAGCATGTCCAGCATGGCATCAGCTATGTACACTGTTGGGACTGCTGTGTCGAGTTTGGTTGTAAGTATTCTGGTGAGTGGTGTGGATTGGCTTTCATCAACTGGAGGCAAAACTAGCTGGCTTTCGAGCAACATTAATAGGGGTCACCTAGATTACTATTTCTGGCTACTTACTTTTTTGAGTTTGCTCAACTTCTTCTATTTTCTGCTCATCTGCCGGTTATATGAACCTGACAATGATGGGAGCATTAGGCTATCTGATGAGACAGAAGAAACGTTGATGCTTTTACCTGAATCTTGA
- the LOC101260433 gene encoding protein NRT1/ PTR FAMILY 1.2 produces MESERELLFVEENPRKGGLRTIPFIIVNESFERVASFGLQSKMIIYLMTYYNMSAATGTSILGLWNALSNGLALFGAIIADFYLGRYRAVAYGSISTLIGMIILWLTAMIPQLKSLSCSEIHHVCNGPTTLQLAVLFSSLGFMSIGAGFVRPCSIIFGADQLENKKNPENQRILESYFNWYYASSGVSTILAVTLIVYIQDLYGWKVGFGVPAILMFLSVLTFQIGSPLYIKVKAKTTENLVIGLFQTAVAAFRKRNTRLSSTNYDELYRWPLESEVLPPSKDFRCLNRACIIEDPQRDLNPDGSASNPWNLCSVEQVESLKALIKALPMWSTCFMIFVDMNIFSFSLLQTKTMDRHIFPHLQVPAASFSVFMITALTIWIAFYDRVLIPLLSKYTGQPRGLSPVTRMGIGLIASGMSIALSAITESIRRQRAIEEGHEDDPNALVNMSAMWFVPQYALLGVAEATHGVGQVEFFYALFPKSMSSIASSMYTVGTAVSSLLGSILVSSVDWLSSTGGKTSWLSSNINQGHIDYFFWLLSFFSFLNFLYFLLVCRFYESLNDGRSRSSHVAKEKECDYRLLHES; encoded by the exons ATGGAGAGTGAAAGAGAATTATTATTTGTTGAAGAAAACCCAAGAAAGGGTGGTCTTAGAACAATACCATTTATCATTg TGAATGAATCATTTGAAAGGGTTGCAAGTTTTGGTTTACAATCGAAAATGATAATCTATTTGATGACATATTATAACATGAGTGCTGCAACTGGAACTAGTATTCTTGGACTATGGAATGCACTTTCAAATGGATTGGCTCTTTTTGGAGCAATTATTGCTGATTTTTACTTGGGTCGGTATAGGGCTGTTGCCTATGGATCCATCTCCACTCTTATT GGAATGATAATTCTATGGCTCACAGCGATGATTCCACAACTCAAGTCTTTATCTTGCTCTGAGATCCATCACGTTTGTAATGGACCAACAACACTCCAACTTGCTGTTCTGTTTTCGTCTTTAGGGTTTATGTCAATTGGAGCTGGTTTTGTTAGACCTTGTTCTATAATATTTGGTGCTGATCAattggaaaataaaaagaacccCGAGAACCAAAGGATTCTTGAAAGCTATTTCAATTGGTACTATGCTAGCTCAGGGGTTTCAACGATTCTCGCAGTTACTCTTATCGTTTATATTCAAGATCTTTATGGTTGGAAAGTTGGCTTTGGTGTCCCTGCTATCCTTATGTTTTTGTCCGTCTTAACGTTCCAAATCGGTTCTCCTCTTTATATCAAAGTGAAAGCTAAAACTACTGAAAACTTGGTTATAGGATTGTTTCAAACAGCTGTAGCAGCTTTTAGGAAAAGAAATACCCGTCTTTCATCGACTAACTATGATGAATTGTATCGTTGGCCACTTGAATCAGAGGTCTTGCCTCCATCAAAGGACTTTAG GTGTTTAAATAGAGCTTGCATAATTGAAGATCCTCAACGAGATTTGAATCCCGATGGATCAGCTTCAAATCCATGGAATCTGTGTAGTGTGGAACAAGTTGAATCACTCAAAGCTCTTATTAAAGCACTTCCTATGTGGTCTACCTGTTTCATGATTTTCGtggatatgaatatattttcattttccttgCTTCAAACCAAGACGATGGATAGACACATCTTCCCTCACTTACAAGTACCAGCAGCATCATTCAGTGTGTTTATGATTACTGCTTTAACAATCTGGATTGCTTTCTACGACCGTGTTTTGATCCCTTTGCTATCAAAATATACTGGACAGCCTAGAGGGCTAAGTCCTGTTACCAGAATGGGGATTGGGTTAATAGCTTCCGGTATGTCTATTGCATTGTCAGCAATAACAGAAAGCATAAGACGACAAAGGGCAATAGAGGAAGGACATGAGGACGATCCAAATGCTTTAGTGAACATGTCTGCTATGTGGTTCGTGCCACAGTATGCACTACTCGGAGTAGCTGAGGCTACCCATGGAGTCGGACAGGTTGAGTTTTTCTACGCTTTATTTCCCAAAAGCATGTCCAGCATTGCCTCATCTATGTACACTGTTGGGACTGCTGTGTCGAGTTTGCTTGGAAGTATTCTGGTGAGTAGTGTGGATTGGCTTTCATCAACGGGAGGTAAAACGAGCTGGCTTTCGAGCAACATTAACCAGGGTCAcattgattactttttctggtTGCTTTCTTTCTTCAGTTTTCTAAACTTCTTATATTTTCTGCTTGTCTGTCGATTTTATGAATCTCTCAATGATGGGAGGAGTAGGTCATCTCATGTGGCAAAAGAGAAAGAATGTGATTATAGACTCTTGCATGAATCTTGA
- the LOC101260725 gene encoding beta-D-glucosyl crocetin beta-1,6-glucosyltransferase → MSTTLKVLMFPFLAYGHISPYLNVAKKLADRGFLIYLCSTPINLKSTINKIPEKYADSIQLIELHLPELPELPPHYHTTNGLPPNLNHILRRALKMSKPNFSKIMQNLKPDLLIYDILQQWAEDVATELNIPAVKLLTSGVAVFSYFFNLTKKPEVEFPYPAIYLRKIELVRWCETLSKHNKEGEEHDDGLAYGNMQIMLMSTSKILEAKYIDYCIELTNWKVVPVGSLVQDSITNDAADDDMELIDWLGTKDENSTVFVSFGSEYFLSKEDVEEVAFGLELSNVNFIWVVRFPKGEEKNLEDVLPKGFFERIGERGRVLDKFAPQPRILNHPSTGGFISHCGWNSAMESIDFGVPIVAMPMQLDQPMNARLIVELGVAVEIVRDDDGKIYRGEIAETLKGVITGEIGEILRAKVRDISKNLKAIKDEEMDVAAQELIQLCRNSNK, encoded by the coding sequence ATGAGTACTACTTTAAAGGTATTGATGTTCCCATTTTTGGCTTATGGACACATATCTCCATATCTAAACGTAGCTAAGAAGCTTGCGGACAGAGGATTCTTGATTTACTTGTGTTCAACACCGATAAATCTCAAATCCACCATCAACAAAATCCCCGAAAAGTATGCTGATTCGATTCAGCTTATCGAACTTCACTTACCAGAATTACCCGAACTTCCTCCTCATTACCATACCACCAATGGTCTCCCACCCAATCTCAATCACATCCTTCGTAGAGCCCTGAAAATGTCGAAACCAAACTTCTCGAAAATCATGCAAAATCTGAAACCTGATTTGTTGATTTACGACATATTGCAGCAATGGGCTGAAGATGTGGCTACTGAACTAAACATTCCAGCAGTTAAGCTTTTGACTTCGGGTGTTGCTGTGTTTTCGTATTTTTTCAACTTAACGAAGAAACCAGAGGTTGAATTCCCTTACCCTGCTATTTATCTCAGGAAAATTGAGCTAGTTAGATGGTGTGAAACGTTGTCAAAACATAACAAAGAGGGAGAAGAACATGATGATGGTTTAGCTTATGGAAATATGCAAATCATGTTGATGAGTACTTCTAAAATTTTAGAAGccaaatatattgattattgcATTGAACTGACAAATTGGAAAGTTGTTCCAGTTGGTTCACTAGTTCAAGATTCAATCACTAATGACGCGGCGGACGATGACATGGAGTTAATAGATTGGCTAGGAACAAAAGATGAGAATTCAACTGTTTTCGTCTCCTTTGGGAGTGAGTATTTCTTGTCAAAAGAAGATGTGGAAGAAGTAGCTTTCGGGTTGGAGTTAAGTAATGTTAATTTCATATGGGTTGTAAGATTTCCGAAAGGTGAAGAGAAAAATCTTGAAGATGTATTACCAAAAGGTTTTTTTGAAAGAATTGGAGAGAGGGGAAGAGTTTTGGACAAATTTGCACCACAACCAAGAATTCTAAATCATCCGAGTACGGGAGGATTTATAAGTCATTGTGGTTGGAATTCAGCGATGGAAAGTATAGATTTTGGGGTACCTATAGTTGCCATGCCTATGCAACTTGATCAACCAATGAATGCTAGGTTGATAGTAGAATTGGGAGTCGCAGTTGAGATTGTTAGAGATGATGATGGAAAAATTTACAGAGGAGAAATCGCGGAAACTCTTAAAGGTGTCATAACGGGGGAAATTGGGGAAATTTTGAGGGCTAAAGTAAGAGATATAAGCAAGAATTTAAAAGCTATAAAAGATGAAGAGATGGATGTTGCTGCTCAAGAGCTGATTCAACTTTGTAGGAATAGTAATAAGTGA
- the LOC101258951 gene encoding LOW QUALITY PROTEIN: protein NRT1/ PTR FAMILY 1.2 (The sequence of the model RefSeq protein was modified relative to this genomic sequence to represent the inferred CDS: deleted 1 base in 1 codon) has translation MRTEIRQVEEQPRKGGLRTMPFIIVNESFEMIATYGLQTNMLIYLMTFYNMSAATATTILGLWAALSNGMAIVGAIVADSYCGRFRAVAFGSISTLIGMIVLWLTTMIPELTSLSCSHFQHVCNGTTPIQLAVLFSSFGFMSIGAGFVRPCSIIFGADQLEDKKNPENQRRIASYFNWYYVSTGISTMLAVTVIIYIQDRYGWQIGFGIPIILMFLSVLMFQLGSPLYIKVKAKETENLIIGLFQAAVAAFSKRNNTRLPLTGCDEYYRWPLESNASTPSMDFRWLNRACMIEDPERDLNADGSASNPWDLCSVERVESLKALIRILPMWSTGFMMSVDMGVFSFSILQTKTMDRHMFPHFEIPAASFTMFLLIALTIWIIFYDRILVPLLSKYTGRSRGLSPVTRMRIGLVVSCMSMALSAITERIRRQKAIEEGHEDEPNALVNMSAMWFVPQYALLGMAEAAHTVGQIEFFYSLLPKSMSSFASAMHTVGSAVSSLIGSIMVSSVDWLSSTGGKTSWLSNNINKGHLDYHFWVLASMSFLNLLHFLVVCRFYETGNDEINRSPHVADDRECDYRLLHES, from the exons ATGAGGACAGAAATTAGACAAGTAGAAGAGCAGCCAAGAAAGGGTGGTCTTAGAACTATGCCTTTCATCATTg TGAATGAATCATTTGAGATGATAGCAACATATGGATTACAAACaaatatgttaatttatttGATGACATTTTATAACATGAGTGCTGCCACTGCTACTACCATTCTTGGACTATGGGCTGCACTTTCAAATGGAATGGCTATTGTTGGGGCAATTGTTGCTGATTCTTACTGCGGTCGGTTTAGAGCTGTTGCCTTTGGATCCATCTCAACTCTTATT GGAATGATTGTTCTTTGGCTCACAACTATGATTCCAGAACTCACGTCTTTATCCTGCTCTCACTTCCAACATGTTTGTAATGGAACAACACCAATCCAACTTGCTGTTCTGTTTTCGTCTTTTGGGTTTATGTCAATTGGAGCTGGTTTTGTTAGACCTTGTTCTATAATATTTGGTGCTGATCAATTGGAAGATAAAAAGAACCCCGAGAATCAGAGGCGTATTGCAAGCTATTTCAACTGGTACTATGTTAGCACAGGAATTTCAACTATGCTTGCAGTTACtgtaattatttatattcaaGATCGTTATGGTTGGCAAATCGGCTTTGGTATCCCTATTATCCTTATGTTTTTGTCTGTCCTAATGTTCCAACTCGGTTCTCCTCTTTATATCAAAGTGAAAGCTAAAGAAACCGAAAACTTGATCATAGGATTGTTCCAAGCAGCAGTAGCAGCTTTTAGTAAAAGAAATAATACCCGTCTTCCATTGACTGGTTGTGATGAATACTATCGTTGGCCACTTGAATCAAACGCCTCGACTCCATCAATGGACTTCAG GTGGTTAAATAGAGCTTGCATGATTGAAGATCCTGAAAGAGATTTGAATGCTGATGGATCAGCTTCAAATCCATGGGATCTGTGTAGTGTGGAGCGAGTTGAATCACTCAAGGCTCTTATTAGAATACTTCCTATGTGGTCTACTGGTTTTATGATGTCAGTGGACATGGGTGTATTCTCATTTTCCATACTTCAAACAAAGACCATGGATAGACACATGTTCCCTCATTTTGAAATACCAGCAGCATCATTCACTATGTTCTTGCTTATCGCTTTAACAATCTGGATTATTTTCTACGATCGCATTTTGGTCCCTTTGTTATCAAAATATACTGGAAGGTCAAGAGGGCTAAGTCCTGTGACCCGAATGAGGATTGGGTTAGTAGTGTCTTGTATGTCTATGGCATTGTCAGCAATAACAGAACGAATAAGACGACAAAAGGCAATAGAGGAAGGGCATGAGGACGAACCAAATGCTTTAGTAAACATGTCTGCTATGTGGTTCGTGCCACAGTATGCACTACTCGGAATGGCTGAGGCTGCACATACCGTT GGACAGATTGAGTTCTTCTACTCTTTACTACCCAAAAGCATGTCCAGCTTCGCGTCAGCTATGCACACTGTTGGGAGTGCTGTATCTAGTTTGATTGGAAGTATTATGGTGAGTAGTGTGGATTGGCTTTCATCAACCGGGGGTAAAACAAGCTGGCTTTCGAACAACATTAATAAAGGTCACCTGGATTACCATTTCTGGGTGCTTGCTTCTATGAGTTTTCTAAACCTGTTACATTTTCTAGTCGTCTGCCGGTTTTATGAAACTGGGAATGATGAGATCAATAGATCACCTCATGTAGCTGATGATAGAGAATGTGACTATAGACTCTTACATGAATCTTGA